One window of the Devosia sp. 2618 genome contains the following:
- a CDS encoding methyltransferase produces the protein MTKTFHSSGDVIADRRAGYAKMLADGGDHAAAADLMGQALDLVPEWAGGWDLLGTYCEKAGDISGAISAWRHLEALDDEGVFGAGLKLAAHGAGSAADGTAVSYVEALFDQYAPQFEHSLVDKLGYRVPDLLDDLLTEQMARLGITAFSRALDLGCGTGLMGERLRAKTAFLEGIDVSAAMIAETARKGIYDSLQKAELVAALNTRRADADLVTAADVFIYCGALQPVLAALMPALQPGGLVAFSLEAHDGPEPLFLRPSLRYAHGIEATRDALIVAGLEVLRFETAVLRFDRGTPITGMLIVARRPPLELSAANDAHSDGGDVAA, from the coding sequence TTGACCAAGACGTTTCATTCTTCCGGCGACGTGATCGCTGACCGCCGTGCCGGCTATGCAAAAATGCTGGCCGATGGGGGAGACCATGCTGCCGCAGCAGACCTCATGGGCCAGGCGCTCGATCTGGTCCCTGAATGGGCCGGTGGCTGGGATTTGCTCGGCACCTATTGCGAAAAAGCCGGCGATATTTCTGGGGCCATCTCCGCCTGGCGACATCTTGAAGCGCTCGATGACGAGGGCGTTTTTGGCGCAGGGCTAAAACTGGCCGCGCATGGCGCAGGCAGCGCGGCAGATGGCACCGCCGTCAGCTATGTCGAGGCATTGTTTGACCAATATGCGCCTCAGTTCGAGCATTCGCTGGTCGACAAGCTCGGCTATCGCGTCCCCGACCTGCTCGACGATCTGCTGACTGAGCAGATGGCTCGACTGGGCATTACGGCGTTCAGCCGTGCGCTCGATCTCGGCTGCGGCACCGGTCTGATGGGCGAACGTCTGCGCGCCAAGACCGCGTTTCTCGAAGGCATCGACGTGTCTGCTGCGATGATCGCCGAGACGGCCCGCAAGGGTATCTATGACAGCCTGCAAAAGGCCGAACTGGTCGCCGCGCTCAATACCCGCCGCGCCGATGCCGATCTGGTGACGGCCGCCGACGTCTTCATCTATTGCGGCGCTCTGCAGCCCGTGCTGGCCGCGCTCATGCCCGCCCTCCAACCAGGCGGGCTCGTGGCCTTTTCGCTCGAAGCCCATGACGGGCCGGAACCACTCTTCCTGCGTCCGTCGCTGCGTTACGCGCACGGCATCGAGGCGACCCGCGATGCGCTGATTGTCGCCGGGCTTGAAGTGTTGCGTTTTGAAACCGCCGTGCTGCGGTTTGACCGGGGCACGCCGATCACTGGCATGTTGATCGTCGCCCGTCGTCCGCCGCTCGAACTTTCCGCCGCCAATGACGCGCATAGCGACGGCGGCGATGTGGCAGCATAA
- the ltaE gene encoding low-specificity L-threonine aldolase, protein MNTIRYDFRSDTVTKPSAAMRAAMAEAEVGDDVYGDDPTVNLLEQRMASLLGKDAAIFVSSGTQSNLLALMSYCGRGDEFIAGQDAHCYKYEAGGAAALGSIQPQPIAHKPDGTMDLGDIERAIKADDIHFATTKVIALENTIGGKVLPVDYMTQVGDIARKHGLGLHLDGARAFNAIVALGTDIGTFTAGFDSVSICLSKGLGAPVGSVLVGRQDLIDTARRHRKMLGGSMRQSGILAAAGLYALNHNVARLADDHNRAKRLANALSAYPALTVTMPDTNIVFVDVDASVGDRFTEFLQGRGVGVTGRYGQQRWVTHLDIDDAAIDGALAEVASFFP, encoded by the coding sequence ATGAACACCATCCGCTACGACTTTCGCTCCGACACTGTGACCAAGCCATCTGCCGCCATGCGCGCCGCCATGGCCGAGGCCGAGGTCGGCGATGACGTCTATGGCGACGACCCGACGGTCAACCTGCTGGAACAGCGCATGGCATCGCTCTTGGGCAAGGACGCCGCGATCTTTGTCAGCTCCGGCACGCAGTCCAACCTTTTGGCCCTGATGAGCTATTGCGGTCGTGGCGACGAGTTCATCGCCGGGCAGGACGCCCATTGCTACAAATACGAGGCTGGCGGCGCAGCGGCCCTTGGCTCGATTCAGCCGCAGCCGATTGCTCACAAGCCCGACGGCACCATGGATCTGGGCGATATCGAACGCGCCATCAAGGCCGACGATATCCACTTCGCCACCACCAAGGTGATCGCGCTCGAAAACACCATCGGCGGCAAGGTGCTCCCGGTCGACTACATGACCCAGGTCGGCGACATCGCCCGCAAGCATGGCCTCGGCCTGCACCTCGACGGCGCCCGGGCCTTTAATGCCATCGTAGCGCTGGGCACCGATATCGGCACCTTCACCGCTGGTTTTGACTCAGTCTCGATCTGCCTGTCCAAAGGTCTTGGCGCGCCCGTCGGTTCGGTGCTGGTCGGGCGGCAGGACCTGATCGACACCGCACGCCGTCACCGCAAGATGTTGGGCGGCAGCATGCGCCAGTCCGGCATTCTCGCCGCAGCGGGTCTCTATGCGCTCAATCACAATGTCGCGCGCCTAGCCGATGATCATAACCGCGCCAAGCGGCTGGCCAATGCGCTGTCGGCTTACCCCGCGCTCACCGTCACCATGCCCGATACCAATATCGTCTTTGTCGACGTCGATGCCAGCGTGGGCGATCGCTTCACCGAGTTCCTGCAGGGCAGGGGCGTCGGCGTCACCGGCCGCTACGGCCAGCAACGCTGGGTAACCCATCTCGACATCGACGACGCCGCCATCGACGGCGCCCTGGCCGAAGTCGCCAGTTTCTTCCCGTAG
- a CDS encoding GNAT family N-acetyltransferase: protein MLSELSGRGDYVSRTLCTIAEIDAVAEQWLAVEQSCVSQLSYFQTFSWCRGWVEQFCGPRGPKPHIRTVWQGDQLVAVWPLMIAGGGIGLKRLENLGEPHSQYCNVIIRPDADNDAVMGLLVDGLAKGKWDVAVFRPVPADSRLARALRHLPSIRGYENEASVLDLSRYESTQDYTAQLGKLQKRNRNRRRNHLARLGELSFSMVWPGHPEFAELVRLAATMKRRWLSETSRYSVGFAMAEYETFLSQLDGNADALSGACLSVLRVGGKVVALELGFIQNKHYYAYLGGFDWDLRQLSPGKVQMEMTVGWLIDNGVEAYDLLVNPADYKRSWSNRDIKLRGYALPLTWRGWLYSGAWLPTIRPAIKRVHSMIPDLLRRLATAGQGVVCLFLYV from the coding sequence ATGCTGAGTGAGCTGTCAGGGCGGGGCGACTATGTCAGCCGCACCCTGTGCACGATTGCTGAAATCGACGCCGTAGCCGAGCAGTGGCTGGCGGTCGAGCAGTCTTGCGTCAGCCAACTTTCGTATTTCCAGACCTTTTCGTGGTGCCGCGGCTGGGTCGAGCAGTTCTGCGGCCCGCGCGGGCCAAAACCCCATATCCGCACCGTCTGGCAGGGCGACCAACTGGTCGCCGTCTGGCCGCTGATGATCGCCGGCGGTGGCATCGGCCTCAAGCGGCTCGAAAATCTCGGCGAACCACATTCGCAATATTGCAACGTCATCATCCGGCCCGACGCCGACAACGATGCGGTGATGGGTCTGCTGGTCGACGGTCTCGCCAAGGGCAAATGGGACGTGGCGGTGTTTCGCCCTGTGCCGGCTGACTCGCGGCTGGCGCGCGCCCTGCGCCATTTGCCCAGCATTCGCGGCTATGAAAACGAAGCCTCGGTGCTGGACCTGTCGCGCTACGAGAGCACGCAGGATTACACCGCCCAGCTCGGCAAACTGCAGAAGCGCAATCGCAATCGCCGCCGCAACCATCTGGCGCGGCTGGGTGAGCTGTCCTTCTCCATGGTCTGGCCCGGCCATCCCGAATTTGCCGAACTGGTGCGTCTTGCCGCGACCATGAAGCGACGCTGGCTCAGCGAAACCTCGCGCTACAGCGTTGGCTTCGCCATGGCGGAATACGAGACCTTTCTGTCCCAGCTCGACGGCAATGCTGATGCACTGTCCGGCGCGTGTCTCTCCGTCCTGCGGGTCGGCGGCAAGGTCGTTGCGCTCGAACTCGGCTTTATCCAGAACAAGCACTATTACGCCTATCTTGGCGGCTTCGACTGGGACCTGCGCCAGTTGTCGCCGGGCAAGGTGCAGATGGAAATGACCGTCGGCTGGCTGATCGACAATGGCGTCGAGGCCTATGACCTGCTGGTCAATCCAGCCGATTACAAACGGTCCTGGAGCAATCGCGACATCAAGCTGCGCGGCTATGCGCTGCCGCTGACCTGGCGCGGCTGGCTTTATTCGGGCGCCTGGCTGCCGACCATTCGCCCGGCCATCAAGCGCGTCCATTCGATGATCCCGGACCTGTTGCGGCGGCTTGCCACGGCGGGGCAGGGAGTGGTCTGCCTTTTCCTCTATGTCTAG